The uncultured Methanobrevibacter sp. DNA window TGTGTATTTGGTGCTAAAGCACCAAATGTTTCTTTTATTTGTTCTATTTGAGGTATTAGTTCGAATACGTCTGTTGGATTTTGTGTGAGTGATGATGATACGATTATTCCTTTGTATTCGTCTACTCCTATTTGTAAATTGTAATCAAATTCCCATTTGCTTTTTTTATTTAGCATCCATCGTGATTCAGGGTCGTTTATGCTGATTACATCGTTTGTTGTCTTTTTTAGTTCTGAATCGATTTTTTCGACTTTCTGCAAAACTTTTTTGGCAGAGTTTTTATCTTTCTTTGCTTGGTCTAGAAGTTTTTTACTGCTTCTTCGTAGTTTGAATTCGTTTCTATCTCCTTTTGTACTTTCAGTTACTTTTTTGTAGATTTTTTCAAAGGATTTTTTGTCAATTAATTCTTTTGGAACGGAATTTCCTGATTCGTCTCCGAGAATTTCATCTTCTTCTTCATCGAGTTCAATACTCTTTTTTAAGATGTCTTTGAGTAAATCTATTTGTTCTTGATTGGTTAAATTATTTATGGATGCTTTGGCTTTTATTTTTGTTCCATCAATTGCTATGTGTTTGAGTTTTACTAAATCTAATTCTTTTGCCATTAATACTGTTGTTTTAAATGCGTCATCGATTAGTTCTGCGTGATCTACTTTGAATCTGTTGATTGTTCGGAAATCTGGTTTTTCCATGCCCGCTAAGTACATGTAACTAACGTCTGTAGCTGTTTTTGCAGCTACTTCTCTTCCAGATAATCCTCCATCAAAAGCACCCATTAAAACAAGTCTCAATAACATTTTACGAGAATAAGCAGGCTTGCCTGCTTTGTAACAATAATTTGCATCGACTTTCGAAAAATCCATTTGATCAACAACATTTTGAATAAAATAACACGGATGATCTTTTGGAATCAAATCTCTTAAGTCCAAAGGAACTAATAATTGCTGACCAATTTTATCCTCTCTCAAAACCATAAAAAACACAACCAAAAAGTTAATTAACTCTAATAATAGATTGTACTTCCTAGTATATAAAATTAAAGGATAATAAAATAAGAAAAAAAATTTAAACACAAAAATTATGAGTCAGCCTCTTTTTTAAATTTTAATTTTGTTCGATATTTTTTCAATAAACTTTTTAAACTATAAAAAATATACTATATTCATTGGAGATGTATACCATGACTGATTTAAAAGGTACAAAAACTGAAGAAAATTTAAAGGCAGCTTTCGCTGGCGAGTCCCAAGCACATACTAAATACCAATATTTTGCAGCTAAAGCAAAAGAAGAAGGATATGTTCAAATCCACGATATTTTCATGGAAACTTCCAAAAACGAAAGGGAACATGCTAAAATCTGGTTCAAATTATTACACGATGAAGACATTCCTGACACAATTGCTAACTTAAACGCAGCAGCAGATGGTGAAAACGAAGAATGGACAGAAATGTACAAAGAATTCGCAGAAACCGCTAAAGAAGAAGGTTTCCCAATGATTGCATTCTTATTCGAAAAAGTAGGTGCTATCGAAAAAGAACATGAAGAAAGATACAGAACCTTACTTGCAAATGTTGAAAACGATGCTGTATTCAACAAAGAAGAAGAAATCGAATGGAAATGTGAAAACTGTGGATTTGTATTCTCAGGTCCTAACGCACCTGAAAAATGTCCTGTATGTGGACTTCCAAAAGCACACTTTGAAGAAAGAGCAACCAACTTTAAATAAGCTCTTTTAACTTTTTTTTTATTTTTAATTTTTTCTGATAAAATGAACAAGATGGTTATTTTTTTAATCAGACATCCCAAGTTTCGTGATGTTACCATAAGAGGATTGGTTGACGGGGATTACTTGCTTGATCCTGAAGCTCAAAAATATGCCGAAGGCATTATGCAATACTATCAGGGAGATAATCTCAGATGGGAATTTCCAGCAAACCAGTTCATGAAACATTCAATCAAATGGAATGCCTATGAGGAGCTGAAGCAGAGGATTTCAGACAATGAAGAGGATTTGGCTTCAAGGATATTTGAAGGGGATAAAAACGTACCGTTTTGTTTATATGAAGACTTAAAGATAGATAGAGAAGTACTTACTTGGTAAGATTTATTATTAATTTAGGAGATGAAAATATGGCAGATTTAAAAGGAACTAAAACTGAAGAAAACTTAAAAGCAGCTCTCGCTGGTGAATCCCAAGCACGTGTAAAATATGAATTTTACGCATCTCAAGCTAAAAAAGATGGTTACGTAGAAATCAAAGAAATTTTCCAAGAATCATCTGACAATGAAAAAGAACACGCTAAAATTTGGTTCAAATTATTAAACGGTGGAAAAGTGCCTGACACTTTAACCAACCTTGCAGATGCAGCAGCAGGCGAACACGAAGAATGGACTGAAATGTACAAAGAGTTCGCTGAAACCGCACGTGAAGAAGGCTTTGATGACATTGCTGACTTATTCGATGCAGCAGGTGCAACCGAAAAAGCACACGAAGACAGATACAACGCTTTAACTGACAAAATCAAAGCTGACAAAGTATTTAAAAAAGATGAAGAAATTGCATGGAAATGTAACAATTGTGGATACATCCATTATGGAAAAGAAGCTCCAGAAGTTTGTCCATTATGTGACCACCCACAAGCACACTTCAGAAAACAAGATACTAGTTACATCTAGATCTTTTTTCTTTTCTTTTTTTTTAAACATCACATGTGATTAGATGGAAATTGAAGTTACAGTCCAAAGTCAAAAGGAGTTTGATGAGGCAATCGAGCGCTATATTGCCAGCGGTTATGTGCTTGAAAGCAATATGGGCGATACTGCAGTTTTAAGAAAGAAGGGCTTTAAACTTTGGATTTTTATCGTTCTGCTTATTTTTATATTGGTTGGTGCGATTCTGTACTATTTCCTGTCTGACGATAATGTTGTTATTTTGAAAAAGGTTGCTTCTTCCGGCAGATATTGCGAAAAATGCGGAAGTTCATTAAAGGAGGGTGAGAAATTCTGCCCTAACTGCGGTGCAACTATTAATTCAAACGATGGCAGTTCAGCTAATATGATAGATGATAATGCAATCAATATCTAAATCATTTTTTCCGCAACATTTATATTTTAGGACAATCTAATATCTATTTTAAAAAAGTGATATTATGATTGAAAACAACATTTGTCTTTTAACAGACAGTTACAAGGTAACTCATCACTATTTCTACCCAAAGGGCACAGAAAAGATTTATTCATACCTTGAAAGTAGGGTGGGTGCTGAGTTCAACAAAACAATTTTTTACGGACTGCAATATATTCTCAAAAAATATCTTGAAGGCCAGGTAGTAACACAACAAAAGATAGATGAAGCCGATAGATTAATATCCGCTCACATTGGTCCAGATATTTTCAACAAGGATGGTTGGCAATACATTTTGGATGAGCACGACGGGTGCCTGCCAATTGAGATCAAGTCAGTTCCTGAAGGTACTCCTGTTGACGTTAGCAATGTTTTAATGACCGTTGAAAACACCGACAAGGAATCCTATTGGTTGGTAAACTACCTTGAATCATTATTACTGCAGGTTTGGTATCCTTCCACCGTTGCAACATTGTCTGCTGAGGTAAGAAAGCTGTGCAACTTCTATCTGGAAGTGACAGGTTCTTCAAAGGATAACCTCAACTTCATGCTTCATGATTTTGGATACCGTGGAGCAACCTCAACCGAATCATCAATGCTTTCCGGATCAGCCCATCTGCTCAACTTCAGTGGTACCGATACAATTCCTGCACTGACAATACCTGAAAACTATTACAATGATTCAGAACTGTATGGGTTTTCAGTTCAGGCAACAGAACACAGTGTAATGACTTCACTTGGACCTGAAGGTGAATTTGCACAGATTTTAAATGTCATTGAAAATGCAAAGCCTGGAATACTTTCCATGGTCATCGATTCATACAACTACCGCAACTTCCTGATGGAGGCAGGTAAGAACGGATCTGATTTGAATGATGCCATTTTGAAGTTCCTCAAAACCGAGGGAAACAAGGTGGTCTTCAGACCTGACAGTGGTGAGCCTGTATCAACAACCATTGACTGTTTGAATATCCTTGAGGAAGGCTTTGGAAGTTATAAAACAAGTGAAGGATATAAGGTATTCGATTCCAATATCGGATTGCTGTGGGGAGACGGTTTGAACTACCAAAAAATCAGGGACATTCTCTTTGCAATGAAATCCAATGGTTGGGCAGCCGAAAACATAATATTCGGTATGGGTGGAGGTCTCCACACTGCCGTAAATCGTGACACTCAAAGAAACGCATTCAAATGTTCTGCCCAGTTGCGTGATGGTGAATGGCATGACATTTTCAAAAACCCCCTTGATTCAAGTAAAAAATCCAAAACAGGCAGATTCAAATTGATTCAGGAAAACAATTCATTTAAAACAATTCCTATCGATGGGGAAGGTGAGGACATTCTTCAGACAGTTTTCAAAAATGGGGAATTGATTATTGATGATAAATTTTCCAATATCAAAAACAGGGCATTAAAATATTCAAATTATTTATAATCAGTTCTTCTGATTATATAATTACTTTTTTTAGGATAATATTTTGAATTTCAATTAAATCTCTGTCAGAAGAGGGTATGTAACATTAATTTTCAAATTTTTTAAATAAAATTGAATACTTATTTATATCATAAAAAACTTAAATACTAATATTCTATACATTTAACCAATTTTTAGTGTTTAAATTGGTATAATGGGGGACAATTATTTGAAGAAAATACAATTTATCGCATTAACATCAATATTGCTATTGCTTTTAATTGTCATACCGACAGGTTTTGCAGCTAACAATGAAACTGTTATTGCCAATGGCAATGAAACCATGTTGGCCAGTGACAGTGAGGATATTCTCAGTGATGAGTATTATTTTGATGCATCAGTTGATAATGATGATGGTGACGGTTCAATATACAATCCTTATCAGAAGTTAACTCCATACAGGGTTAAATCAGATTCAATTAATCATTTGGACAGTGGAGTGTATGATTTTAATAATGATGCATCTTTCAAAAATGTTACAATGATTGGTGCTTCACCTGCTGATACTATTGTGAAAAATGCAGTAATCACTTCTTCAGATAATCTTGTCCTTTATAATTTGACTTTTGTTGATTCCACATTTATAGTGAAGAATGAATTTACCGCAATAAACTGTATTTTTACCAATTCCACCTCCAAAAGCTATGGTGCGGTGATTTATCCGAGTGGAGACAATATGGTTAAAATCACATTGGACGGATGTACATTTTCAAATAATGATGCGGTTTGCGGTGGAGCAATCTATATAATTGACGGTACTTTAAACATTAAAAATTCCGTTTTTATCAACAATACTGCCAAATTATTCGGTGGGGCAATCGCTGCTGTCAGATCCAGCTTGTCCCTGGAAAACATCACTGCCAGAAACAATAAGGCAGGTGCTGACGGTGGAGTTGTATACTCATTGTATGGTAACTTTAAGATGTATGATTCAACCATTGTCAATAACCAGGCGGATAAGGGTGCCGGTGTGTTTGTTGACGGTGCAGATTATGATATAATCATCAACAACAGGTTCATTGATAATATTCCTCTCGTCAGGGCAAGTCTATACTCATTCTATAATTCTAACTCAACAATTACAGACAATGAGTATTCAAGCATTGACGATTTGTGCGAAACATTTGACATTAGTTTCATCGGAAATGGAAATTATACCATGTATAATTATGTATCCGATGAAATTACTGATATTCCATCAAGATATGACTTGAGGGAACTTGGACAGGTCACTCCCGTTAAAAATCAGGGAAATGATGGAAACTGTTGGGCATTTGCAACAATAGCTACACTTGAATCATGTATCATTAAGGCATTGGGGGATAATTATGACTTGTCCGAATCCAATATGAAAAATCTATTTGGACTTTACAGTGATTACGGATGGGATATGGAAACCAATAAGGGAGGATATGCTTCATCAGGTTATAACTATCTTATAAGCTGGCTTGGACCTGTTCTTGAGCAAAATGATCCCTATATTGTCGGTACCATATTTTCAAAGGTATTGGATAGTTTGATGCATGCTCAAAATGTGATGTTTATTCAAAGAAGCACTTTCACAGATAATGATGAAATCAAAAAGGCATTGATGAAATATGGTGCGGTTTATACTCCTGTTTATGCCGCTTTTGATGGAGATGGTAAACAGTATTACACTGGAGATAAAAGTGCAAACCATGCTATCGTAATTGTCGGATGGGATGATAACATGGAATTCAGTGGAGCTCCTGGAAAAGGCGGATGGATTATTAAAAACAGTTGGGGAGCTAATTGGAGAGGTAGTGGTTATGGCTATGTGTCATATTATGATAAGACCTGTGTTCCAATCGGTAAGGTGGATTCAGTATTTACTTTTATCTTGAATGACACTATAAAATATGATAAGAACTACCAGTATGACGTTCAGGGAAAATCAGATTTCTTTTATAATTCCTCCGCTTCTGTTTGGTATAAAAATAAATTTACAGCAACAGATAATGAGTATCTCACTGCAGTTTCTACAATGTTTGATAAAAAGACAAATTATACCTTTTCCGTCTATGTTAATGACAAATTAAAACTCACACAAAGCGGAACTACAAATCCTGGTTATTACACTTTCAATTTAAATGAAATCATTCCTTTAAATGTTGGAGATGAGTTTGAGGTTGTCTTCAACATCAAAGTTGACAGGGAGGCTGGCGTTCCGATTTCAGAAAAGGTCAGCTTTAACAAGTATTACTATAAGAAAAACACCTCATTCATAAGCTATGATGGGGTTAAATGGGCGGATTTATATGATTTGTACTGGACTTATACTTCTCACACATATAATTCAGCAGTGGCATGTATAAAGGCATTCACAACATTAAATCCGATTAACACTTCTGTTAAACTGGATATTGACAACATTGGACATGATTCTTTGGATTTAGTGGCTAATGTCTTTAATGAATGGGGCCATGCTGTAAAATATGGAACTGTCATATTCAATGTGTCCGGTACTGAGTATTATGTCAGCCTCAACAATGGAGTTGCCAGATTATCCGGTGTCCACTTTGCTGAGGGCATAAATAACTTCACTGCAACATTCAGCACTGTAGGTTATTTGGGTTCAACAAACTATATCCTATTTGCAAATGACAAAATCAATACCACAATAACTTTCAATGAGGTTCGCGAACATAATGTTGTAAACATTTCAGCAGTTGTAAGGGATGCTGACGGCAATGTGTTAAACTATGGATACGTGATATTCAATATTGAAGGAAAGAACCATACTGTGAGCATTGTCGATGGAATAGCTGCCATAGATTATACATTCTCCAACTTGGGAATGAATAACATTACCGCATACTATGTCGGTGATTATTTATACGGCAGGTCTAATGTAACTAAAACCATTATTGTTTCACTCTATGAAACTGTGATTTCCCTTAATCAAACAGGCGAATATAATCCGATAATCATAACTGCAAATGTCACTGATGAAAATGGAAAACCTGTAGGCAGCGGTTATGTGATTTTTGTCGTTGATGGAACCGAATATCCAGCGAATGTTGTTGACGGCAAGGCCAATTTTACCAATATATTTACTCACATTGGAGTAAATAACATTTCAGCATATTATTATGATGACAGTTTCATTTACAACTCATCTAAAACATCTAAACTGATTACTGTTTCACAAATCAACACCAAACTGCAAATCATTGTATCTGAGAATGCAAACAATCCTGTAGACATTGAGGTTCTGGTTAATGATCAGTTTGACAATCCTGTTGATAGTGGTGAGATCACATTCAATATGGACGGTAAAACCACCACTGTAAAGGTCAGTAACGGCATTGCCAAAATTACCCATGTATTTACCAAAACAGGAAACAATTCAATATCAGTCAGCTATAATGACAATTCATATAAATACAATTCATCCAGTGCCAGTTCCTCAGTAAACGTTTCAAAAATCAATGTTGAAATGTCAATGAGGATTAGTGACAACGTTAATATTACAGTTGAGCTTTCACAACCTATCAATGAATATGCTTATCTTTTGATTGACAATAAAGTATATAAACAAAAGCTTGCAGATGGAAAGTGCACATTCAGCTTTAACAACCTTAAATGTGGAATAAACAGGGTTGTTGCCTATTTGGACAGCTACATTTATGAATGTAAAAACCAGTCAGGTGAGTTTCCATTCTATTACACCTCCCAGATATCACTATTAAATCAGGATTTATACCATGGAGGTGCTTTTACTGTCATATTGAGCGATGTCT harbors:
- a CDS encoding IS1182 family transposase; this encodes MVLREDKIGQQLLVPLDLRDLIPKDHPCYFIQNVVDQMDFSKVDANYCYKAGKPAYSRKMLLRLVLMGAFDGGLSGREVAAKTATDVSYMYLAGMEKPDFRTINRFKVDHAELIDDAFKTTVLMAKELDLVKLKHIAIDGTKIKAKASINNLTNQEQIDLLKDILKKSIELDEEEDEILGDESGNSVPKELIDKKSFEKIYKKVTESTKGDRNEFKLRRSSKKLLDQAKKDKNSAKKVLQKVEKIDSELKKTTNDVISINDPESRWMLNKKSKWEFDYNLQIGVDEYKGIIVSSSLTQNPTDVFELIPQIEQIKETFGALAPNTQISADNGYSTNENIDYLAENHLDGYISTRKLSRKLKKINKKDKPFGKDKFTFDHEKNTYICPMGQILENQKSYKNNSRIAYWTNNCKTCPKHQECCGKRYNRIITDYGNPNKIKMLRKMETDWAQEIYKKRSKTAEWPFGNIKQNLKVTEFNTTGLKRTQTEAKLLAISHNLKRIYNETIQNELIHQNNKQNT
- the rbr gene encoding rubrerythrin, whose amino-acid sequence is MTDLKGTKTEENLKAAFAGESQAHTKYQYFAAKAKEEGYVQIHDIFMETSKNEREHAKIWFKLLHDEDIPDTIANLNAAADGENEEWTEMYKEFAETAKEEGFPMIAFLFEKVGAIEKEHEERYRTLLANVENDAVFNKEEEIEWKCENCGFVFSGPNAPEKCPVCGLPKAHFEERATNFK
- the rbr gene encoding rubrerythrin, translated to MADLKGTKTEENLKAALAGESQARVKYEFYASQAKKDGYVEIKEIFQESSDNEKEHAKIWFKLLNGGKVPDTLTNLADAAAGEHEEWTEMYKEFAETAREEGFDDIADLFDAAGATEKAHEDRYNALTDKIKADKVFKKDEEIAWKCNNCGYIHYGKEAPEVCPLCDHPQAHFRKQDTSYI
- a CDS encoding zinc ribbon domain-containing protein, which gives rise to MEIEVTVQSQKEFDEAIERYIASGYVLESNMGDTAVLRKKGFKLWIFIVLLIFILVGAILYYFLSDDNVVILKKVASSGRYCEKCGSSLKEGEKFCPNCGATINSNDGSSANMIDDNAINI
- a CDS encoding nicotinate phosphoribosyltransferase; this encodes MIENNICLLTDSYKVTHHYFYPKGTEKIYSYLESRVGAEFNKTIFYGLQYILKKYLEGQVVTQQKIDEADRLISAHIGPDIFNKDGWQYILDEHDGCLPIEIKSVPEGTPVDVSNVLMTVENTDKESYWLVNYLESLLLQVWYPSTVATLSAEVRKLCNFYLEVTGSSKDNLNFMLHDFGYRGATSTESSMLSGSAHLLNFSGTDTIPALTIPENYYNDSELYGFSVQATEHSVMTSLGPEGEFAQILNVIENAKPGILSMVIDSYNYRNFLMEAGKNGSDLNDAILKFLKTEGNKVVFRPDSGEPVSTTIDCLNILEEGFGSYKTSEGYKVFDSNIGLLWGDGLNYQKIRDILFAMKSNGWAAENIIFGMGGGLHTAVNRDTQRNAFKCSAQLRDGEWHDIFKNPLDSSKKSKTGRFKLIQENNSFKTIPIDGEGEDILQTVFKNGELIIDDKFSNIKNRALKYSNYL
- a CDS encoding C1 family peptidase, whose translation is MKKIQFIALTSILLLLLIVIPTGFAANNETVIANGNETMLASDSEDILSDEYYFDASVDNDDGDGSIYNPYQKLTPYRVKSDSINHLDSGVYDFNNDASFKNVTMIGASPADTIVKNAVITSSDNLVLYNLTFVDSTFIVKNEFTAINCIFTNSTSKSYGAVIYPSGDNMVKITLDGCTFSNNDAVCGGAIYIIDGTLNIKNSVFINNTAKLFGGAIAAVRSSLSLENITARNNKAGADGGVVYSLYGNFKMYDSTIVNNQADKGAGVFVDGADYDIIINNRFIDNIPLVRASLYSFYNSNSTITDNEYSSIDDLCETFDISFIGNGNYTMYNYVSDEITDIPSRYDLRELGQVTPVKNQGNDGNCWAFATIATLESCIIKALGDNYDLSESNMKNLFGLYSDYGWDMETNKGGYASSGYNYLISWLGPVLEQNDPYIVGTIFSKVLDSLMHAQNVMFIQRSTFTDNDEIKKALMKYGAVYTPVYAAFDGDGKQYYTGDKSANHAIVIVGWDDNMEFSGAPGKGGWIIKNSWGANWRGSGYGYVSYYDKTCVPIGKVDSVFTFILNDTIKYDKNYQYDVQGKSDFFYNSSASVWYKNKFTATDNEYLTAVSTMFDKKTNYTFSVYVNDKLKLTQSGTTNPGYYTFNLNEIIPLNVGDEFEVVFNIKVDREAGVPISEKVSFNKYYYKKNTSFISYDGVKWADLYDLYWTYTSHTYNSAVACIKAFTTLNPINTSVKLDIDNIGHDSLDLVANVFNEWGHAVKYGTVIFNVSGTEYYVSLNNGVARLSGVHFAEGINNFTATFSTVGYLGSTNYILFANDKINTTITFNEVREHNVVNISAVVRDADGNVLNYGYVIFNIEGKNHTVSIVDGIAAIDYTFSNLGMNNITAYYVGDYLYGRSNVTKTIIVSLYETVISLNQTGEYNPIIITANVTDENGKPVGSGYVIFVVDGTEYPANVVDGKANFTNIFTHIGVNNISAYYYDDSFIYNSSKTSKLITVSQINTKLQIIVSENANNPVDIEVLVNDQFDNPVDSGEITFNMDGKTTTVKVSNGIAKITHVFTKTGNNSISVSYNDNSYKYNSSSASSSVNVSKINVEMSMRISDNVNITVELSQPINEYAYLLIDNKVYKQKLADGKCTFSFNNLKCGINRVVAYLDSYIYECKNQSGEFPFYYTSQISLLNQDLYHGGAFTVILSDVYNKILIKNHIVKFIINNQVFQNTTDKNGRASVHLNLTGKYNIEIRFEGDDEYKPYSVNTTVDFKSTIVSGYEVKTLNSQYEFKLIGCDGKPLANEDVTIKIGSANYELTSDKNGIVKLDIDLKPASYVIEITNPVSGEIKSQNIKVVSRISGNKALTMYYGAGKYYKVKALDDDGKIAKDVKVKFTINGRTYTRTTDSKGYASIKISTYPGKYTITAEYKGFKVSNKITVKSTIISKNINVKKGKTIKFTVKLVNKNGKILKNKKITFKFKGKTYKVKTNKYGKATLKITKKYNKGTYTISSKYGKLTIKNKIRIK